The following proteins are co-located in the Nerophis ophidion isolate RoL-2023_Sa linkage group LG04, RoL_Noph_v1.0, whole genome shotgun sequence genome:
- the st6gal1 gene encoding beta-galactoside alpha-2,6-sialyltransferase 1 has protein sequence MGYKVPGAADRVSQLWRLRRRARRGALCMAFFCISMALLYALCAENSVPVTDAIFGVRARTRAQPRTHSVIKVQRGGSKPALVDPQKLPGVVPGDPRRPIPVLSSPNHTQEHQTLKQKQSKEREGFFRRMLPRPLMRALETLFGGRRRGELSAKASDVEFFGPNSLLGQVWNEQMSTSMLGNGLKKVVGNYQAMNKYGVEFSSPTDIASRPKLSGPELLCELYKKVEVSSLTPDLQPLFSMTWASLLPPKTLTADLGPYKQCAVVSSAGSLRNSGLGKEIDSHDAVMRFNAAPTTGYEKDVGSKTTIRLINSQVMASDDHHFLSSSLYSSGVLVAWDPFSADLTQWFNRTDYPIFAQYQRYRKLHPQQPFYILHPRFEWQVWQLIQDNMAEPIQKNPPSSGLLGTVLMMSLCEVVHVYEFLPSRRKTALCHYYQRYYDAACTLGAYHPLLYEKNLVKRMNRGPDRDIYKNGRVTLPGFRTLNCTEI, from the exons GTACCCGGGGCAGCAGACCGAGTGAGTCAGCTATGGCGTCTGAGGCGTCGTGCTCGCCGTGGTGCACTCTGCATGGCCTTCTTCTGCATCTCCATGGCTCTGCTGTACGCCCTGTGTGCAGAGAACAGCGTACCCGTCACCGACGCTATCTTTGGCGTGCGGGCGCGGACCCGGGCCCAACCTCGCACACACTCTGTCATCAAG GTGCAGCGAGGTGGATCCAAGCCCGCGCTCGTTGACCCCCAAAAGCTTCCGGGCGTCGTCCCTGGCGACCCCCGCCGTCCGATCCCCGTTCTGTCTTCGCCAAACCACACCCAGGAGCATCAGACGCTAAAGCAAAAGCAAAGCAAAGAGCGTGAGGGTTTTTTCAGACGCATGCTGCCCCGCCCTCTCATGCGGGCACTGGAGACTCTGTTTGGAGGCCGTCGGCGGGGGGAACTGAGTGCTAAAGCGAGCGACGTCGAGTTTTTTGGCCCGAACAGCCTTTTGGGACAAGTGTGGAACGAGCAGATGTCCACCAGCATGCTGGGAAATGGACTCAAGAAGGTGGTGGGGAATTATCAG GCGATGAATAAATATGGAGTAGAGTTCTCCAGCCCTACTGACATCGCAAGCAGGCCAAAGCTGAGCGGTCCTGAGCTCCTCTGTGAGCTCTACAAAAAGGTGGAGGTGTCTTCGTTGACCCCTGACCTCCAGCCTCTCTTCTCTATGACCTGGGCCTCACTGCTCCCTCCGAAGACTCTAACCGCCGACCTGGGGCCTTACAAGCAATGTGCAGTGGTATCCTCCGCCGGGTCACTGCGCAACTCCGGTCTGGGCAAAGAGATCG ACTCCCATGATGCTGTGATGCGCTTCAACGCCGCCCCCACCACTGGCTACGAGAAGGATGTCGGTTCTAAAACCACCATCCGCCTTATCAACTCTCAA GTAATGGCTTCCGATGACCACCACTTCCTGTCCAGTTCATTGTACAGCTCAGGCGTATTGGTGGCTTGGGACCCCTTTTCTGCTGACTTAACACAG TGGTTCAACCGCACCGACTACCCTATCTTCGCCCAGTACCAGCGGTACAGGAAGCTCCACCCCCAGCAGCCCTTCTACATTCTGCACCCTCGCTTTGAGTGGCAGGTTTGGCAGCTAATACAAGACAACATGGCCGAGCCCATACAGAAGAACCCGCCCTCCTCTGGCCTGCTGG GTACAGTCCTGATGATGTCCCTGTGTGAGGTGGTGCACGTCTACGAGTTCCTTCCTTCACGCCGGAAGACAGCGCTTTGTCATTACTACCAGCGCTACTACGACGCGGCCTGCACTCTCGGCGCTTACCACCCCTTGCTCTACGAGAAGAACCTGGTCAAGCGCATGAACAGAGGGCCCGACCGCGACATCTACAAAAATGGACGTGTCACGCTGCCTGGGTTTCGAACCCTCAACTGCACTGAGATTTAA